In Sutterella faecalis, a genomic segment contains:
- a CDS encoding HD domain-containing protein — MPLLNTPRIAAAFALAAKVHENQKRKGTAIPYISHPMAVASQVLVWGGSEDQFIAALLHDVLEDGGVEYAETIEADFGPNVLRIVKALSDALPKAGEKKKPWVERKTEYLAHLAEADDEVLLVSAADKWHNLSSIRDDRLKIGDEVFKRFVGSTPVLEEKKRLTLWYYREVVRIYRERSVAGADALERIFREVEGDSAPQA, encoded by the coding sequence ATGCCGCTTCTCAATACTCCCCGCATTGCCGCCGCCTTCGCGCTTGCCGCGAAAGTGCATGAAAACCAGAAGCGCAAAGGGACCGCAATTCCCTACATCTCGCATCCGATGGCCGTTGCCTCGCAGGTTCTCGTCTGGGGCGGCTCCGAAGACCAGTTCATCGCGGCGCTTCTTCATGACGTGCTCGAGGACGGCGGCGTCGAATATGCGGAGACGATTGAAGCCGATTTCGGACCCAATGTGCTCCGCATCGTTAAAGCCCTCTCCGACGCGCTCCCGAAGGCGGGAGAAAAGAAAAAGCCCTGGGTGGAGCGAAAGACCGAATACCTCGCGCACCTCGCGGAAGCCGACGACGAAGTACTCCTCGTCTCCGCCGCCGACAAGTGGCATAACCTCTCTTCGATCCGTGATGATCGGCTCAAAATAGGCGACGAGGTCTTCAAACGGTTTGTGGGATCAACGCCCGTCCTTGAAGAGAAAAAGCGCCTCACGCTCTGGTACTACCGCGAGGTCGTGAGGATCTATCGCGAGCGGAGCGTCGCGGGTGCGGATGCGCTCGAGCGCATTTTCCGGGAAGTCGAAGGCGACTCTGCGCCGCAAGCGTAA
- a CDS encoding dihydrofolate reductase family protein: protein MKIICHMISSVDGRLYPSRWGSPQEPADITTLYEGVAKRFPAQGWIVGRTTMSDYCDEVKEGDPAPLRDADAPQSPAFVGNREGRPIAVAIDPKGKLLPEINALPTGEHLVLVLGARVAESHLEKLRAAGVSYVFEGEGGSNREKLAPALKALEDLFGAKTLLLEGGGIINGAFLTAGLIDEISVIVYPGLDALFGSAAIFGVKAQENQLPGAGAHLKLLDNETLEGGAVWLHYNVKND, encoded by the coding sequence ATGAAGATCATCTGCCACATGATTTCGTCCGTCGACGGGCGCCTCTATCCTTCCCGCTGGGGTTCGCCTCAGGAACCTGCGGACATAACGACGCTCTATGAAGGCGTGGCGAAGCGATTCCCCGCTCAGGGCTGGATCGTGGGCAGGACCACGATGTCGGACTATTGCGACGAGGTGAAGGAAGGCGACCCGGCGCCGCTTCGCGACGCGGATGCGCCTCAGTCCCCCGCTTTTGTCGGTAACCGCGAAGGCCGCCCGATTGCGGTGGCAATCGACCCGAAGGGAAAGCTCCTTCCCGAAATCAATGCGCTCCCCACGGGCGAGCATCTCGTCCTTGTGCTCGGGGCCAGGGTTGCTGAAAGCCACCTCGAAAAGCTCCGCGCCGCCGGCGTTTCCTACGTCTTTGAGGGCGAGGGCGGGAGCAACCGCGAAAAGTTGGCGCCGGCGCTTAAGGCCCTTGAAGACCTCTTCGGCGCGAAGACGCTTCTCCTTGAGGGCGGCGGCATCATCAACGGCGCCTTCCTGACGGCCGGACTCATCGACGAGATTTCCGTGATCGTCTATCCGGGACTCGATGCGCTCTTTGGTTCCGCGGCGATTTTCGGCGTCAAGGCGCAGGAGAATCAGCTGCCGGGGGCGGGAGCTCACCTGAAGCTCCTCGACAATGAGACGCTCGAGGGCGGCGCCGTGTGGCTTCACTACAATGTGAAGAACGACTGA
- a CDS encoding flavocytochrome c yields MMRRRKILAGASLLPFLTFGEAGARLPSPEIGFGSFPENLPGLPETAADVVIVGSGAAGLAAAVEARKAGRSVIVLEKMGSIGGNSGISQGLMSVPGTPVQEKLGIHDSPDLFAADMLKESYCGHPGRVRLMAEKALETYQWTEEELGVSWKPDHLEKEIEASVARAAVIGSGSGAGLIIPLYERARALGARFEAGMRVERIITNPKGVVLGVLARNVRSGALMRFRARFGVVLAAGGFGADIDFREFCNPRLSERVGTTTQPGSTSEVLRAAAKIGAWIIHLQYISCIPDANPDEKGWGSCWQFTRYCAGAQGIWVERNTGRRFTNEMGSAADRTNAVFDALREEKDLIAIADARAVRHPRSGIFTEEDVKTLVARGYVTEFDTLESLADELEMPLESLRQEIEAYSQAVQRGDPYDRMGRRIEKGAEPMGEAPWYAAPLTAKVLSCSGGIAIDLRARVLSVENDRPIPHLYAAGEITGGLHGVGYLGSCGLLDALVFGRIAGREAAKHEKDQTEASALL; encoded by the coding sequence ATGATGCGGCGCAGAAAAATTCTTGCCGGGGCCTCGCTGCTGCCATTCCTCACCTTCGGAGAGGCCGGTGCCAGGCTCCCCTCTCCAGAAATCGGCTTCGGGAGCTTCCCGGAAAATCTCCCCGGTCTTCCCGAAACGGCTGCCGACGTCGTGATCGTTGGCTCGGGCGCGGCCGGCCTTGCCGCCGCGGTTGAAGCGAGAAAGGCAGGCAGGAGCGTCATCGTGCTCGAAAAGATGGGAAGCATCGGCGGCAATTCCGGCATTTCGCAGGGTCTCATGTCGGTGCCGGGGACGCCCGTGCAGGAAAAGCTCGGCATCCACGATTCGCCGGACCTCTTTGCCGCAGACATGCTGAAGGAAAGCTACTGCGGGCACCCGGGCCGCGTCCGGCTGATGGCGGAGAAGGCCCTCGAAACCTACCAATGGACCGAAGAGGAGCTCGGCGTCAGCTGGAAGCCCGATCATCTCGAAAAAGAGATTGAGGCGAGTGTTGCGAGAGCGGCCGTCATCGGGAGCGGAAGCGGCGCCGGGCTCATCATTCCGCTCTACGAGCGTGCGCGGGCGCTCGGCGCCCGGTTCGAGGCCGGGATGCGCGTGGAGCGCATCATTACGAACCCTAAGGGCGTCGTGCTCGGCGTTCTCGCGAGGAATGTCCGGTCCGGAGCGCTCATGCGCTTTCGCGCCCGCTTCGGGGTTGTTCTTGCGGCGGGCGGCTTCGGCGCCGACATCGACTTCCGGGAATTCTGCAATCCCAGGCTGTCGGAGCGCGTCGGCACGACGACCCAGCCCGGGAGCACCTCGGAGGTGCTCCGCGCCGCGGCGAAAATCGGCGCCTGGATCATTCACCTTCAGTACATTTCCTGCATTCCGGATGCAAACCCCGACGAAAAAGGCTGGGGATCATGCTGGCAGTTCACCCGCTACTGCGCGGGGGCGCAGGGGATCTGGGTCGAAAGAAATACAGGGCGGCGCTTCACCAACGAAATGGGGAGCGCAGCTGACCGCACGAACGCCGTGTTCGACGCCCTTCGCGAGGAAAAGGACCTGATTGCGATCGCCGACGCCCGGGCCGTGCGCCATCCCCGGTCCGGGATCTTCACTGAAGAAGACGTGAAGACGCTCGTCGCCCGCGGATACGTGACGGAGTTCGATACGCTCGAGAGCCTTGCCGACGAGCTTGAAATGCCGCTTGAGAGCTTAAGGCAGGAAATTGAGGCTTATTCGCAAGCGGTTCAGAGGGGCGACCCCTATGATCGCATGGGAAGACGCATCGAGAAGGGCGCAGAGCCCATGGGCGAAGCGCCCTGGTATGCGGCGCCTCTTACGGCCAAGGTCTTGAGCTGCTCGGGCGGCATCGCGATCGACCTGAGGGCGCGCGTCCTCTCGGTTGAAAACGACCGGCCGATTCCGCATCTCTACGCCGCCGGCGAAATCACCGGAGGACTTCACGGCGTAGGGTACCTCGGCTCCTGCGGGCTTCTCGATGCGCTCGTCTTCGGCCGCATTGCCGGCCGCGAAGCTGCAAAGCACGAGAAGGACCAGACCGAAGCGTCGGCGCTCCTTTGA
- a CDS encoding response regulator transcription factor — protein MNAFQTIEPPLIRIVDDEERMRESLAFMLRQEGFECAMYPSAEAFLREDSPSRPGCLLLDVQMDGMTGLELQEEMNRRGMTLPIVFLSAHGDLDMAVDTMRRGAAAFIQKTADRVRLMEAIVSAVERSSAPSKNPGEEIARWQSLTDREREVAELIAEGLLNREVGERLGGISVKTVQVHRGEVCRKLGVKGASGIAQAVRSVKRILREEK, from the coding sequence ATGAATGCTTTTCAAACCATTGAGCCGCCCCTCATCCGCATTGTCGACGACGAGGAGCGCATGCGCGAGTCGCTTGCCTTCATGCTGAGGCAGGAAGGCTTTGAATGCGCGATGTATCCGAGCGCCGAGGCGTTCCTGCGGGAAGATTCGCCCTCGCGCCCGGGGTGCCTGCTGCTCGACGTTCAGATGGACGGCATGACGGGGCTCGAGCTTCAGGAGGAAATGAACCGCCGCGGCATGACGCTCCCGATTGTTTTCCTCTCCGCACATGGCGACCTCGATATGGCGGTCGACACGATGCGGCGGGGAGCCGCCGCCTTCATTCAGAAGACGGCGGACCGCGTGCGTCTGATGGAAGCGATCGTGAGCGCGGTGGAGCGCTCGAGCGCACCCTCAAAGAACCCGGGCGAAGAGATTGCGCGCTGGCAGAGCTTGACGGACCGCGAGCGCGAGGTGGCCGAACTCATTGCCGAGGGGCTTCTCAACCGTGAGGTGGGCGAGCGCCTGGGCGGCATTTCGGTAAAGACCGTGCAGGTGCATCGCGGAGAGGTCTGCAGAAAACTCGGCGTCAAGGGCGCCTCCGGAATCGCTCAGGCCGTGAGGAGCGTGAAGCGGATCCTCCGGGAGGAAAAATGA
- a CDS encoding sensor histidine kinase yields the protein MSRATFSLPSGKALSGTTEHPAGASEVRVGFLAYSPPWYDGAFVDESIRYLAWRLPEYRFTVHFLSAETLEKSVAEKNVDLVVAPAAFLAFSAPNSLHELASIVSDAAPDSSRSLGAAVIVRRDREDLKTLKDLEGKRVAAVVDEPSPGILEVKREVVRLNADPDDFFGSIQTVPRLRMKEVLSHVLSGRADAGILRGCFLEDLWKAGNRTFEAEIRVLDAKRDDGLACRHSTALYPGWTVAATETLSQDAARAVTAVLLTKPTNAWGQFWTVSTNTSSYTDLMKTLRIGAYAYLREWTLSRVWNEYRPFILVAFVALLGLLAHSAILEMLVRRRTEELERVHAGQQAAERHAREMTERLDQLQRAGAVGQISSIVAHEMKQPLAVIQNLSRGTIRMIEDEPETLDGVSKAVESINDEAGRAAAIIDRVRSYSQGRSERREVEFSDALHDAVTQFRATRRGRLARIALGRIDRGVVWIDPLDLELIIINLLANAVDAAKNVEDPLVFVELLRIPGSAASEETLELHVTDNGPRISDDAFDALGKRLLKSTKPGGLGLGLSIVRTLAENCVGRLSFERSDGDGITAVVVLPVMHSKDVTNP from the coding sequence ATGAGCCGCGCCACGTTTTCTCTTCCCTCGGGGAAGGCGCTCTCCGGGACGACGGAACATCCTGCCGGGGCTTCAGAAGTGCGCGTGGGATTTCTCGCCTATTCGCCCCCTTGGTACGACGGCGCCTTTGTGGACGAATCGATCCGCTACCTCGCCTGGCGGCTTCCCGAGTACCGCTTCACCGTGCACTTTCTTTCGGCTGAGACGCTTGAAAAGTCGGTGGCCGAAAAGAATGTCGACCTCGTGGTGGCGCCTGCCGCATTCCTTGCCTTCAGCGCACCCAATTCGCTTCACGAGCTCGCAAGCATCGTGTCGGACGCGGCGCCCGACTCGAGCCGGTCGCTCGGAGCCGCCGTCATCGTGCGGCGCGACCGGGAGGACCTGAAGACGCTCAAGGATCTCGAAGGTAAGCGTGTTGCGGCGGTCGTCGACGAGCCTTCTCCGGGCATTCTCGAAGTGAAGCGCGAGGTGGTGCGTCTGAATGCTGATCCGGATGATTTTTTCGGCAGCATTCAGACGGTGCCGAGGCTTCGCATGAAGGAAGTGCTCTCGCACGTTCTCTCGGGACGCGCGGATGCAGGCATCCTCCGCGGATGCTTTCTGGAAGATCTCTGGAAGGCCGGAAACCGCACCTTTGAAGCGGAAATCCGCGTGCTCGATGCAAAGCGCGATGACGGGCTCGCCTGCCGTCATTCGACGGCGCTCTATCCGGGATGGACGGTGGCAGCGACGGAAACGCTTTCCCAGGATGCTGCGCGAGCGGTAACGGCGGTGCTTCTCACAAAACCCACCAATGCCTGGGGACAGTTCTGGACGGTCTCGACCAACACGTCGAGCTACACGGATCTCATGAAGACGCTCCGGATCGGCGCCTATGCATATCTGCGCGAATGGACGCTTTCGCGCGTCTGGAACGAGTACCGGCCCTTCATCCTGGTGGCTTTTGTAGCGCTTCTCGGGCTCCTCGCGCACAGCGCGATTCTCGAAATGCTCGTGAGAAGAAGAACGGAGGAACTCGAGCGCGTTCATGCCGGGCAGCAGGCGGCCGAACGCCATGCCCGGGAGATGACGGAGCGCCTCGATCAGCTCCAGCGTGCGGGCGCAGTCGGACAGATTTCCTCCATCGTTGCGCATGAGATGAAGCAGCCTCTTGCCGTCATCCAGAATCTTTCGCGCGGCACCATCCGCATGATCGAGGATGAGCCGGAAACGCTCGACGGGGTTTCAAAAGCCGTCGAATCAATCAACGACGAGGCCGGACGGGCGGCAGCCATTATCGACCGCGTGCGGAGCTACAGTCAGGGACGGTCCGAAAGGCGCGAGGTTGAGTTTTCCGACGCCCTTCATGATGCGGTGACGCAGTTCCGAGCGACCCGCCGCGGCAGGCTCGCGCGGATTGCGCTCGGCCGAATCGACCGGGGAGTGGTCTGGATCGACCCCCTCGACCTTGAGCTCATCATCATCAACCTGCTTGCCAATGCGGTCGATGCCGCAAAGAATGTTGAGGATCCGCTCGTCTTCGTGGAATTGCTCCGCATCCCGGGGAGCGCGGCGTCTGAGGAGACGCTGGAACTCCATGTCACGGACAACGGTCCGAGGATTTCGGACGATGCCTTTGACGCGCTCGGGAAGCGCCTCCTCAAGTCGACGAAGCCCGGAGGCCTCGGGCTCGGCCTTTCCATCGTCCGCACGCTCGCTGAAAACTGCGTCGGAAGGCTCTCCTTCGAGCGCTCAGATGGCGACGGCATCACGGCAGTAGTGGTGCTTCCGGTCATGCATTCGAAAGACGTGACGAATCCCTGA
- a CDS encoding cytochrome c3 family protein encodes MKKTLILLVMALAALPFAADAKGFADYHTETLKLPCTTCHKTPDTMPTTETCTGCHPTDKLVESTKNVKPTNPHTSPHYGAKLDCVNCHVGHEPSENYCAQCHSFDFKVP; translated from the coding sequence ATGAAAAAGACCCTGATTCTTCTAGTCATGGCTTTGGCTGCGCTACCCTTCGCAGCCGATGCCAAGGGCTTTGCGGACTATCACACGGAGACGCTGAAGCTCCCGTGCACAACCTGCCACAAGACGCCCGACACGATGCCGACGACGGAGACCTGCACGGGATGCCACCCGACCGACAAGCTCGTCGAATCGACCAAGAATGTGAAGCCCACCAACCCGCACACGTCGCCTCACTACGGCGCAAAGCTCGACTGCGTCAACTGCCACGTGGGCCATGAGCCGAGCGAAAACTACTGCGCTCAGTGCCACAGCTTCGACTTCAAGGTGCCTTAA
- a CDS encoding transposase — translation MTTQTFILELPIKADDSQSRTISKKFEYGRMLYNATLGSGLGRLTQMRQDPEWRCACEMSKGKERNELFRRLNRQYRLTEYDFHSDIARHREGTKRKSELGICEAQKLATQAFNAVSRYMFKQGGRPRFKSFKRGLHSLEGKTNTTGLKFKPEKMLLDWCRKTYQVMLDPEDTYALEALYADKERTKFKRIKYNRIVCRNIKGVKRFYLQVVLEGTPPVKHAYAPASERMAIDPGPKAFAVFCPRVQAKVQIAPQAKVNEKAIRRIQRSMDRSLRAKNPNAFDEKGRIKPGVSLAYSKGYQARLTKLREAHRKVAGTRKCEHGELANLLLECAGNIRIEKNSWEAFKRSHFGRSINNSAASGFIQKLKSKAERAGLTVEEVSPYRLKPSQYDPYKDEFVKKALGERWMYLGDESTVIQRDIMSAILIYFADLKNQTHNPEVVKTNLEGLKRGLTDAGYVKHLKLPRSSGSKDPLFAPEPKALTTEELRSKCFRVDSDRHSSTINGTDGKAVGWSETFPLTGELFRDSVLSSVSARGAS, via the coding sequence ATGACGACTCAAACCTTTATCCTTGAATTGCCGATTAAAGCTGACGACAGCCAAAGTCGAACGATTTCTAAAAAGTTCGAATACGGCCGCATGCTTTATAACGCCACGCTCGGCAGCGGACTTGGGAGGCTGACGCAGATGCGCCAGGATCCTGAGTGGCGCTGTGCGTGTGAAATGAGCAAGGGGAAAGAGAGAAATGAGCTGTTCCGGCGTCTGAACCGACAGTATCGCCTGACCGAATACGACTTTCATTCCGATATTGCCCGACATCGGGAAGGAACGAAGCGCAAGAGCGAGCTCGGGATTTGCGAGGCACAGAAACTTGCCACGCAGGCTTTCAATGCCGTTTCCCGCTATATGTTCAAGCAGGGCGGCCGGCCACGCTTCAAATCCTTCAAGCGCGGTCTGCACAGCCTCGAAGGCAAGACCAATACGACGGGACTGAAATTCAAGCCCGAAAAGATGCTGCTCGACTGGTGCCGCAAGACCTATCAGGTGATGCTTGATCCGGAGGACACGTATGCCCTGGAGGCGCTGTACGCCGACAAGGAGCGCACGAAGTTCAAGCGGATTAAATACAACCGCATCGTCTGCAGGAACATCAAGGGCGTGAAGCGCTTTTATCTTCAGGTGGTTCTGGAAGGAACGCCTCCGGTAAAGCACGCCTATGCCCCGGCCTCAGAGCGGATGGCGATTGATCCGGGTCCTAAAGCTTTTGCAGTCTTTTGCCCGCGAGTTCAGGCAAAGGTTCAGATTGCGCCTCAGGCAAAAGTCAACGAGAAGGCTATCCGCCGGATCCAGCGATCGATGGACCGCAGCCTGCGGGCCAAGAATCCGAACGCCTTTGATGAGAAGGGACGGATCAAGCCCGGCGTCAGCCTGGCGTATTCCAAAGGCTATCAGGCGCGTCTGACGAAGCTTCGTGAGGCGCACCGCAAGGTCGCCGGAACACGCAAGTGCGAGCACGGCGAGCTCGCCAATCTGCTCCTTGAATGCGCCGGCAACATCCGTATTGAGAAGAACTCATGGGAGGCTTTTAAGAGAAGTCATTTCGGCAGAAGCATCAACAACAGCGCGGCAAGCGGCTTTATCCAAAAATTGAAGAGCAAGGCTGAAAGAGCCGGTTTGACAGTTGAGGAGGTAAGCCCTTATCGCCTGAAGCCTAGCCAGTACGATCCTTACAAGGATGAATTTGTTAAGAAAGCGCTCGGAGAACGTTGGATGTACCTTGGTGACGAATCAACGGTGATCCAGCGCGACATCATGAGCGCGATTCTGATCTACTTTGCTGATTTGAAGAATCAGACGCATAACCCAGAGGTAGTGAAAACCAACCTTGAAGGCTTGAAACGAGGCCTGACGGACGCGGGTTATGTTAAGCATCTCAAGCTGCCGAGGAGCAGCGGATCGAAAGACCCGTTGTTTGCGCCCGAGCCGAAAGCTCTGACGACAGAGGAGCTGCGTTCGAAATGTTTCCGTGTCGACAGTGACCGCCATTCGTCAACCATAAACGGAACGGATGGAAAAGCTGTCGGTTGGTCGGAAACCTTCCCTCTTACAGGGGAGTTGTTTAGGGACTCCGTTCTAAGCTCGGTCTCCGCCCGGGGCGCATCCTGA
- a CDS encoding MFS transporter has product MRKPFTHHDFLGLSLGSIPSLIFAPVLIHRAGARMMTLLGEGLVLLGVLLAALPLALPMPLPGGVVAAIGLGLVGFGFVFLDIAMNVAAGVIEARRGKPVLTTLHACFSLGEAVGSFFGFGCVYLAVSPMTHFLIAIGLMALLFLLSATRLSEVEALVRASGEKKTKKDDALRPKLRLNGGLIAAVIVVFVVALCEGTANDWLPILLRESMNASTSFAALAFAVFASGLAAVRFSGTFWLTRFGRRRVLMGSAILALIGLLIIIFFKAPLFVMLGVVFWAAGAALGFPVALSAGAAMGEGDPAARMSLLSSAGYGAFLAGPPTLGFIGEEMGLAASFGLVALLMLLPVVLAKRMTAAQGEVAQKVLERK; this is encoded by the coding sequence GTGAGGAAGCCCTTTACTCATCACGATTTTCTCGGGCTTTCGCTTGGTTCCATTCCGTCTCTCATCTTTGCGCCGGTTCTGATTCATCGGGCGGGGGCGCGGATGATGACGCTCCTCGGAGAAGGCCTTGTGCTTCTCGGCGTCCTTCTCGCGGCGCTTCCACTCGCGCTTCCGATGCCTTTGCCGGGCGGCGTCGTTGCGGCCATTGGACTCGGGCTCGTGGGCTTCGGGTTCGTATTCCTCGACATCGCAATGAATGTTGCTGCCGGCGTGATTGAAGCGCGGCGCGGGAAGCCTGTCCTCACGACGCTCCATGCGTGCTTCAGCCTCGGCGAAGCCGTCGGCTCCTTTTTCGGATTCGGGTGCGTTTATCTGGCGGTTTCGCCCATGACGCACTTTCTGATTGCAATCGGGCTGATGGCGCTTCTTTTCCTTCTTTCTGCCACGCGCCTTTCCGAGGTGGAGGCGCTTGTCCGGGCGTCGGGTGAGAAGAAAACGAAAAAGGATGATGCGCTCAGGCCGAAGCTCAGACTTAATGGCGGACTCATTGCCGCCGTCATCGTGGTCTTTGTGGTCGCTCTCTGCGAAGGGACGGCCAACGACTGGCTTCCGATCCTTCTGCGCGAATCCATGAACGCGTCGACGAGCTTCGCGGCGCTTGCCTTCGCGGTCTTTGCCTCGGGCCTTGCCGCCGTGCGGTTCTCCGGAACCTTCTGGCTTACGCGCTTCGGGCGACGGCGCGTCCTCATGGGAAGCGCCATTCTTGCGCTCATCGGGCTCCTCATCATTATTTTCTTCAAGGCCCCGCTCTTCGTCATGCTGGGCGTCGTCTTCTGGGCCGCGGGCGCTGCGCTCGGCTTCCCGGTTGCGCTCTCGGCGGGCGCAGCGATGGGCGAGGGCGATCCGGCGGCCAGGATGAGTCTTCTTTCGAGCGCGGGGTACGGGGCTTTTCTCGCAGGGCCGCCCACGCTCGGCTTTATCGGCGAGGAGATGGGGCTCGCCGCTTCCTTCGGGCTCGTCGCGCTCCTCATGCTGCTTCCGGTGGTTCTGGCGAAGCGCATGACGGCAGCTCAAGGCGAGGTGGCTCAAAAAGTGCTGGAAAGGAAATAA
- a CDS encoding IS110 family RNA-guided transposase, with the protein MSKSNRTDTPLRAARAQISNPEITVHAMYRSAIGIDVHLNLLVCCHQKQVAGHREQSESRDFNTDRASIDAFAAWCRECNPDIILMESTGSLWQSPYEALERAGFTSEQLALINARDAKAAAGRKTDRKDASRLASLARTGNFKKSFVPEKAFRLQRVISRDLQKNRNDISRTSNRFGKSLNLTGCRPTTVFSDIRGGKAASLILMAKLRDDPHLFDVIKQNSRRLRASPEQIMQALDFEIEPMMKEQILALRKKIDQLEEYDRSTFERLRQLQAPYEKDIQLLITITGIQERSARMIYAELCPDLKEHFPTSEQFASWLGICPGDNTSAGKQKSGKCPKGNKHLRRTLIEAARGLAVGGTAALKEKFQVLKMRRGYRRAMVAFAHLLARIIYSVLTHQKGFEPYLSTAFRDALIERAKNGVKQLLKLKGTKYVIADGLVVETKTGAILGAVVSS; encoded by the coding sequence ATGAGTAAGTCTAACCGTACCGATACGCCATTGCGAGCTGCCCGTGCGCAGATCAGTAATCCCGAAATTACTGTTCACGCGATGTACCGCTCGGCAATAGGCATTGACGTTCATCTCAACCTACTCGTCTGCTGCCATCAGAAGCAGGTTGCAGGTCATCGTGAACAATCTGAGAGCCGGGATTTCAATACCGACCGCGCAAGCATCGATGCTTTCGCCGCCTGGTGCCGTGAATGCAATCCCGACATCATCCTTATGGAATCAACCGGGTCATTGTGGCAGAGCCCGTACGAAGCCCTCGAGAGAGCCGGCTTCACTTCTGAGCAGCTGGCTCTGATCAATGCCCGCGACGCCAAAGCGGCAGCCGGCCGCAAAACAGACCGCAAGGACGCATCACGTCTGGCGTCTCTTGCCCGAACGGGAAACTTCAAAAAATCCTTCGTGCCGGAGAAGGCCTTTCGTCTGCAGCGCGTCATTTCACGTGATCTGCAGAAGAACAGGAATGACATTTCCCGAACTTCCAATCGTTTCGGCAAGTCTCTGAATCTCACCGGATGCCGGCCTACAACGGTATTCAGCGACATCCGCGGAGGCAAAGCTGCCAGCCTCATCCTGATGGCCAAGCTCAGAGATGATCCGCACTTGTTTGATGTCATCAAGCAAAACAGCCGCCGGCTGCGGGCAAGCCCTGAACAGATCATGCAGGCGCTCGACTTCGAAATCGAGCCAATGATGAAGGAGCAGATTCTGGCGCTCCGGAAAAAGATCGATCAGCTCGAGGAGTACGACCGAAGCACTTTCGAAAGGCTCCGCCAGCTTCAGGCTCCCTACGAGAAGGACATCCAGCTGCTCATTACCATAACGGGAATTCAGGAACGCTCGGCCCGCATGATTTACGCCGAACTCTGTCCGGATTTGAAGGAGCATTTCCCGACGTCAGAGCAGTTCGCTTCCTGGCTCGGCATTTGCCCGGGGGACAACACATCTGCCGGCAAACAGAAAAGTGGAAAATGCCCGAAAGGGAACAAACACCTGAGGCGCACGCTGATTGAAGCCGCCAGAGGACTTGCGGTCGGCGGTACCGCTGCGCTGAAGGAAAAATTCCAGGTGCTCAAGATGCGGCGCGGCTACAGGCGTGCCATGGTCGCCTTCGCACACCTGCTTGCCCGCATCATTTATTCCGTTCTCACTCATCAGAAAGGCTTTGAGCCTTACTTGTCAACGGCGTTTCGGGACGCCTTGATTGAACGAGCGAAGAACGGCGTAAAGCAGTTGCTGAAACTCAAAGGTACGAAATACGTGATCGCTGACGGCCTGGTTGTGGAGACGAAAACGGGTGCGATCCTAGGCGCAGTCGTCAGCAGTTAG